In one window of Mytilus trossulus isolate FHL-02 chromosome 7, PNRI_Mtr1.1.1.hap1, whole genome shotgun sequence DNA:
- the LOC134725833 gene encoding trinucleotide repeat-containing gene 6C protein-like isoform X3 encodes MQQAAKPVNMNNQVNSGGWGNSGPMPGAGVDEDDGGWGVGPPGVGSGWMGALAAANAELAAQWQGPAGDWKPSVIVDRNDKESWPSIGGDNSETTSDNGEDSASAKSGSVISSSSQDHNTALWGNSLNGLESNTWDTNPNSSTWGSSYPQSLSNNMQGITSIAGSSDPSRSWGNVPGTLPQGLGQNLGGIRPQNSVQIQQSAAESMQSSHSVSNQASYGANTSAFKPVGDSWGAVGTIPSDIAGKGNGNSAQQKSEMMPEVGWPVNPPPTPISASSVSSWGDSTVPTSMASTKQQWPPDSTQGLQQPQPTSWAQAAGKGLSTSPSNPVSNQNAQSQSISESDVPSEFRVAIDSHDGWGMKPVRQDTAWEMETTPKAKRKFPATVPVVNPEKPAAAANPNNNNSNMWNNNNGTGIWESTKEPQQTSSWTSAPAGNNSAQWEDPQAKDPNTWTNPNDTASSQWGGKTETGSWPSERSGQYGEAGKQEHNDGTALWGNPGGKPANWNQPGPPSNPPNWNQAPPPPPPPTQPPGWGQPPPPPAKVDDGTCLWAAGSPKQAQAAGWGETNNQWNSAAGQKPKTPSWSEDPSVKDDMFWNEDKSTNWEDTDMGTWMDDTQENNSTWSSASGWIRGKKTLIKGGASRFPGGNQPQMRSRMIQQLMELGFQKDEAGQALISNNMNYQSALAELYKQKGATYRDDVLLESAKSKVISDNDISDTQQENNPFVPNPNTPFPPPPNAQAFKGPSQPVSSQTSIMPPQQNKKPAAGRAQAVAQQMAQQQILQQLHLAVKAGLISPQLLNQQLPPYMLVLLQQLLQHQQCLQQLITTQQVLQKNSVSMNPMVQRQQLEQVNMKINTIKQQILITQRQIHDAQRLLIKPQPTTTSQSSTEDAISTIESSLSNLNMPNSQPQQSKLSQWKKPTEKESSPDSGANAEYSALNKAPGSSKTSQASSQSSLQYGGLGLTQLGGDSTWSNVPATTSGSQSWPTISVSSTGPTSTIDENGKDIKESHLPSTSSSLTINDAIPEFVPGKPWPGITQKSVEDDPHITPGSFSRSLSLSVNTIRDDSLGSLITKTSPSESLPPMNPKNMSQKSWSGGDSMAPTSFSNEVWGVPLPKNSAMQQRPPPGLKPNNWSGVNRQHSWAGTRTDPSSFNSGNMSNWDARMSNNITPCLILKNLTPQIDGSTLRTLCMQHGPLVWFYLSLNNGQALVRYHSKEEAFKAQKSLNTCVLGNTTIVADFVSDNEAARFAMTAQSSSQWQSQPQQPNNSAYRQNSMGVCNDSWNQPAQANHMANNYNSGGMWGNGGSGLWGGDDHNANSLLGNMLGESM; translated from the exons GTGCTCTAGCTGCTGCCAATGCTGAATTGGCAGCCCAATGGCAAGGACCAGCAGGAGATTGGAAACCAAGTGTTATTGTAGATCGGAATGACAAAGAGTCTTGGCCTTCCATTGGAGGTGACAATTCAGAAACAACTTCAGACAATGGTGAAGATAGTGCCTCTGCCAAATCAGGATCTGTGATATCTTCGTCCAGTCAGGACCACAACACTGCCCTTTGGGGCAACTCTCTCAATGGACTTGAATCAAACACTTGGGATACAAATCCAAACAGCTCCACTTGGGGCTCCTCATATCCTCAAAGTCTTTCAAATAATATGCAAGGAATAACTAGTATAGCTGGTTCTAGTGATCCTTCTAGAAGTTGGGGAAATGTCCCTGGAACCCTCCCCCAGGGACTTGGACAAAATCTGGGAGGGATTAGGCCACAAAATTCAGTGCAAATACAGCAGTCAGCAGCAGAAAGTATGCAATCGTCTCATTCCGTCTCTAATCAGGCTTCTTATGGTGCAAATACTTCCGCGTTCAAGCCTGTAGGTGATTCATGGGGTGCAGTCGGAACTATACCCAGTGATATAGCAGGCAAGGGCAATGGCAATAGTGCTCAACAAAAATCAGAAATGATGCCTGAAGTTGGATGGCCAGTTAATCCTCCACCCACTCCAATTTCAGCAAGTAGTGTTTCAAGTTGGGGTGATAGCACTGTTCCAACATCCATGGCATCTACAAAACAACAGTGGCCACCAGATTCAACTCAAGGTCTTCAACAACCTCAACCTACGTCATGGGCTCAGGCTGCCGGTAAAGGCCTTTCTACTAGTCCCTCCAATCCAGTGTCAAATCAAAATGCACAATCTCAAAGCATATCAGAGTCAGATGTTCCTAGTGAATTTCGTGTAGCCATCGATAGTCATGATGGTTGGGGTATGAAACCAGTTCGTCAAGATACAGCATGGGAAATGGAAACCACACCAAAAGCAAAAAGAAAGTTCCCAGCAACAGTACCAGTAGTAAATCCAGAAAAACCTGCTGCAGCAGCTAACCCAAACAATAATAACAGCAATATGTGGAACAATAATAATGGAACTGGTATCTGGGAATCTACAAAAGAACCCCAGCAAACCAGTTCATGGACAAGTGCCCCAGCAGGAAATAATTCTGCTCAGTGGGAAGATCCTCAGGCAAAGGATCCAAACACATGGACAAATCCTAATGATACAGCCTCAAGTCAGTGGGGTGGGAAAACAGAAACTGGTTCTTGGCCCAGTGAACGTTCTGGTCAGTATGGAGAAGCTGGCAAACAGGAACATAATGATGGTACTGCTCTTTGGGGAAATCCAGGAGGTAAACCAGCAAACTGGAACCAACCAGGTCCACCTAGCAATCCCCCAAACTGGAACCAAGCACCACCACCGCCACCACCACCTACACAGCCACCTGGATGGGGACAACCACCTCCTCCACCTGCAAAAGTGGATGATGGAACATGTCTTTGGGCTGCTGGTTCTCCAAAACAG GCTCAAGCAGCTGGTTGGGGAGAAACAAATAATCAGTGGAATTCAGCAGCTGGCCAAAAACCAAAGACGCCTTCATGGTCTGAGGACCCCAGTGTTAAG GATGACATGTTCTGGAATGAGGACAAGAGTACTAACTGGGAAGATACAGACATGGGAACGTGGATGGATGATACCCAAGAAAATAATTCTACTTGGAGCAGTGCCTCTGGTTGGATTAGGGGAAAGAAAACTTTGATCAAG GGTGGTGCTAGCCGATTTCCAGGTGGGAATCAGCCTCAGATGAGGAGTCGTATGATTCAGCAGCTAATGGAGCTTGGTTTTCAG aaagaTGAGGCCGGGCAAGCATTAATAAGCAACAATATGAATTATCAAAGTGCTCTCG CTGAACTTTACAAGCAAAAAGGTGCTACTTATAGAGATGATGTATTACTGGAAAGTGCCAAGTCCAAAGTGATAAGTGATAATGACATATCAGATACTCAGCAGGAAAACAATCCATTTGTGCCTAATCCAAATACTCCTTTTCCTCCTCCACCAAATGCTCAAGCGTTCAAGGGACCTAGTCAGCCAGTCTCTAGTCAAACTAGTATTATGCCTCcgcaacaaaacaaaaagccTGCCGCTGGTCGAGCTCAGGCTGTCGCACAACAAATGGCCCAACAACAGATTCTCCAGCAGTTACACCTTGCCGTTAAGGCAGGATTAATCAGTCCACAACTTCTCAACCAGCAATTGCCTCCGTATATGTTGGTTCTACTCCAGCAGTTACTACAGCATCAGCAGTGTCTACAACAGCTTATCACTACCCAACAAGTCCTTCAAAAGAACAGTGTCTCTATGAACCCAATGGTTCAACGTCAACAACTTGAACAGgtcaatatgaaaattaatacgATCAAACAACAAATTCTTATAACCCAACGTCAAATCCATGATGCTCAACGTCTTCTTATTAAACCTCAACCAACAACAACTTCACAATCATCAACGGAGGATGCCATCTCCACTATCGAGTCCAGTCTCTCAAATCTCAACATGCCCAACAGTCAACCTCAACAATCTAAACTTAGTCAGTGGAAGAAACCCACAGAAAAAGAGTCCAGTCCAGATTCTGGTGCTAATGCAGAATATAGTGCTTTAAATAAGGCCCCAGGCTCGTCTAAAACTAGCCAGGcctcatcacagtcaagtcttCAGTATGGTGGTCTTGGTCTGACCCAACTTGGAGGAGATTCCACCTGGTCCAATGTGCCAGCAACTACATCTGGGTCCCAGAGTTGGCCTACAATCAGTGTCTCATCAACAGGCCCCACATCTACAATTGACGAGAATGGGAAAGATATTAAAGAATCTCACTTACCATCTACATCATCTTCTCTCACTATTAATGATGCAATACCAGAATTTGTACCTGGTAAACCTTGGCCAGGAATTACTCAAAAGAGTGTCGAGGATGATCCACATATCACGCCAGGAAGCTTCTCTCGTTCTCTCAGTTTAAGTGTCAATACCATCAGAGATGATTCTTTAGGATCATTAATCACTAAAACCAGTCCAAGTGAGTCCCTCCCGCCTATGAATCCTAAGAATATGTCCCAGAAGTCGTGGAGTGGAGGCGATTCCATGGCTCCAACATCTTTCTCCAACGAAGTATGGGGAGTGCCATTACCAAAGAACAGTGCCATGCAGCAGCGTCCACCACCAGGTCTGAAGCCTAACAACTGGTCTGGTGTTAATCGTCAACATTCCTGGGCAGGAACCAGAACTGACCCATCTTCTTTCAATTCAG gGAACATGTCTAACTGGGATGCAAGGATGTCAAACAATATTACTCCTTGTTTAATCCTGAAAAATCTCACTCCTCAG ATAGATGGATCAACATTAAGGACCCTCTGCATGCAACATGGTCCTCTAGTGTGGTTTTATCTTAGTTTGAACAATGGCCAAGCCTTAGTCAGATACCACTCAAAGGAAGAAGCATTCAAAGCACAGAAATCGCTCAACACATGTGTATTAGGAAACACAACCATAGTAGCTGATTTTGTGTCCGACAATGAAGCGGCTAGATTTGCCATGACAGCCCAGTCATCTAGTCAGTGGCAGTCGCAACCGCAGCAGCCTAATAATTCTGCGTACCGCCAAAACAGCATGGGTGTTTGCAATGATTCCTGGAATCAACCAGCTCAGGCTAACCATATGGCCAATAATTACAATTCGGGGGGAATGTGGGGTAATGGTGGAAGTGGTCTTTGGGGAGGTGACGACCACAATGCCAACTCTCTGCTCGGCAATATGTTGGGGGAGTCGATGTGA
- the LOC134725833 gene encoding trinucleotide repeat-containing gene 6C protein-like isoform X2, translated as MQQAAKPVNMNNQVNSGGWGNSGPMPGAGVDEDDGGWGVGPPGVGSGWMGALAAANAELAAQWQGPAGDWKPSVIVDRNDKESWPSIGGDNSETTSDNGEDSASAKSGSVISSSSQDHNTALWGNSLNGLESNTWDTNPNSSTWGSSYPQSLSNNMQGITSIAGSSDPSRSWGNVPGTLPQGLGQNLGGIRPQNSVQIQQSAAESMQSSHSVSNQASYGANTSAFKPVGDSWGAVGTIPSDIAGKGNGNSAQQKSEMMPEVGWPVNPPPTPISASSVSSWGDSTVPTSMASTKQQWPPDSTQGLQQPQPTSWAQAAGKGLSTSPSNPVSNQNAQSQSISESDVPSEFRVAIDSHDGWGMKPVRQDTAWEMETTPKAKRKFPATVPVVNPEKPAAAANPNNNNSNMWNNNNGTGIWESTKEPQQTSSWTSAPAGNNSAQWEDPQAKDPNTWTNPNDTASSQWGGKTETGSWPSERSGQYGEAGKQEHNDGTALWGNPGGKPANWNQPGPPSNPPNWNQAPPPPPPPTQPPGWGQPPPPPAKVDDGTCLWAAGSPKQAQAAGWGETNNQWNSAAGQKPKTPSWSEDPSVKVRLGNPVVGVGTVSSSHLGQDGDRYWNRPPEQGPNPKGTFNWGEADMVWNTSDYNKGGASRFPGGNQPQMRSRMIQQLMELGFQKDEAGQALISNNMNYQSALAELYKQKGATYRDDVLLESAKSKVISDNDISDTQQENNPFVPNPNTPFPPPPNAQAFKGPSQPVSSQTSIMPPQQNKKPAAGRAQAVAQQMAQQQILQQLHLAVKAGLISPQLLNQQLPPYMLVLLQQLLQHQQCLQQLITTQQVLQKNSVSMNPMVQRQQLEQVNMKINTIKQQILITQRQIHDAQRLLIKPQPTTTSQSSTEDAISTIESSLSNLNMPNSQPQQSKLSQWKKPTEKESSPDSGANAEYSALNKAPGSSKTSQASSQSSLQYGGLGLTQLGGDSTWSNVPATTSGSQSWPTISVSSTGPTSTIDENGKDIKESHLPSTSSSLTINDAIPEFVPGKPWPGITQKSVEDDPHITPGSFSRSLSLSVNTIRDDSLGSLITKTSPSESLPPMNPKNMSQKSWSGGDSMAPTSFSNEVWGVPLPKNSAMQQRPPPGLKPNNWSGVNRQHSWAGTRTDPSSFNSGNMSNWDARMSNNITPCLILKNLTPQIDGSTLRTLCMQHGPLVWFYLSLNNGQALVRYHSKEEAFKAQKSLNTCVLGNTTIVADFVSDNEAARFAMTAQSSSQWQSQPQQPNNSAYRQNSMGVCNDSWNQPAQANHMANNYNSGGMWGNGGSGLWGGDDHNANSLLGNMLGESM; from the exons GTGCTCTAGCTGCTGCCAATGCTGAATTGGCAGCCCAATGGCAAGGACCAGCAGGAGATTGGAAACCAAGTGTTATTGTAGATCGGAATGACAAAGAGTCTTGGCCTTCCATTGGAGGTGACAATTCAGAAACAACTTCAGACAATGGTGAAGATAGTGCCTCTGCCAAATCAGGATCTGTGATATCTTCGTCCAGTCAGGACCACAACACTGCCCTTTGGGGCAACTCTCTCAATGGACTTGAATCAAACACTTGGGATACAAATCCAAACAGCTCCACTTGGGGCTCCTCATATCCTCAAAGTCTTTCAAATAATATGCAAGGAATAACTAGTATAGCTGGTTCTAGTGATCCTTCTAGAAGTTGGGGAAATGTCCCTGGAACCCTCCCCCAGGGACTTGGACAAAATCTGGGAGGGATTAGGCCACAAAATTCAGTGCAAATACAGCAGTCAGCAGCAGAAAGTATGCAATCGTCTCATTCCGTCTCTAATCAGGCTTCTTATGGTGCAAATACTTCCGCGTTCAAGCCTGTAGGTGATTCATGGGGTGCAGTCGGAACTATACCCAGTGATATAGCAGGCAAGGGCAATGGCAATAGTGCTCAACAAAAATCAGAAATGATGCCTGAAGTTGGATGGCCAGTTAATCCTCCACCCACTCCAATTTCAGCAAGTAGTGTTTCAAGTTGGGGTGATAGCACTGTTCCAACATCCATGGCATCTACAAAACAACAGTGGCCACCAGATTCAACTCAAGGTCTTCAACAACCTCAACCTACGTCATGGGCTCAGGCTGCCGGTAAAGGCCTTTCTACTAGTCCCTCCAATCCAGTGTCAAATCAAAATGCACAATCTCAAAGCATATCAGAGTCAGATGTTCCTAGTGAATTTCGTGTAGCCATCGATAGTCATGATGGTTGGGGTATGAAACCAGTTCGTCAAGATACAGCATGGGAAATGGAAACCACACCAAAAGCAAAAAGAAAGTTCCCAGCAACAGTACCAGTAGTAAATCCAGAAAAACCTGCTGCAGCAGCTAACCCAAACAATAATAACAGCAATATGTGGAACAATAATAATGGAACTGGTATCTGGGAATCTACAAAAGAACCCCAGCAAACCAGTTCATGGACAAGTGCCCCAGCAGGAAATAATTCTGCTCAGTGGGAAGATCCTCAGGCAAAGGATCCAAACACATGGACAAATCCTAATGATACAGCCTCAAGTCAGTGGGGTGGGAAAACAGAAACTGGTTCTTGGCCCAGTGAACGTTCTGGTCAGTATGGAGAAGCTGGCAAACAGGAACATAATGATGGTACTGCTCTTTGGGGAAATCCAGGAGGTAAACCAGCAAACTGGAACCAACCAGGTCCACCTAGCAATCCCCCAAACTGGAACCAAGCACCACCACCGCCACCACCACCTACACAGCCACCTGGATGGGGACAACCACCTCCTCCACCTGCAAAAGTGGATGATGGAACATGTCTTTGGGCTGCTGGTTCTCCAAAACAG GCTCAAGCAGCTGGTTGGGGAGAAACAAATAATCAGTGGAATTCAGCAGCTGGCCAAAAACCAAAGACGCCTTCATGGTCTGAGGACCCCAGTGTTAAGGTAAGGCTGGGAAACCCTGTTGTTGGTGTGGGTACAGTCTCCTCCTCCCACTTGGGTCAAGATGGGGACAGGTATTGGAATCGCCCACCTGAACAGGGTCCCAACCCAAAAGGTACCTTCAACTGGGGTGAGGCAGACATGGTTTGGAATACGTCTGATTATAATAAG GGTGGTGCTAGCCGATTTCCAGGTGGGAATCAGCCTCAGATGAGGAGTCGTATGATTCAGCAGCTAATGGAGCTTGGTTTTCAG aaagaTGAGGCCGGGCAAGCATTAATAAGCAACAATATGAATTATCAAAGTGCTCTCG CTGAACTTTACAAGCAAAAAGGTGCTACTTATAGAGATGATGTATTACTGGAAAGTGCCAAGTCCAAAGTGATAAGTGATAATGACATATCAGATACTCAGCAGGAAAACAATCCATTTGTGCCTAATCCAAATACTCCTTTTCCTCCTCCACCAAATGCTCAAGCGTTCAAGGGACCTAGTCAGCCAGTCTCTAGTCAAACTAGTATTATGCCTCcgcaacaaaacaaaaagccTGCCGCTGGTCGAGCTCAGGCTGTCGCACAACAAATGGCCCAACAACAGATTCTCCAGCAGTTACACCTTGCCGTTAAGGCAGGATTAATCAGTCCACAACTTCTCAACCAGCAATTGCCTCCGTATATGTTGGTTCTACTCCAGCAGTTACTACAGCATCAGCAGTGTCTACAACAGCTTATCACTACCCAACAAGTCCTTCAAAAGAACAGTGTCTCTATGAACCCAATGGTTCAACGTCAACAACTTGAACAGgtcaatatgaaaattaatacgATCAAACAACAAATTCTTATAACCCAACGTCAAATCCATGATGCTCAACGTCTTCTTATTAAACCTCAACCAACAACAACTTCACAATCATCAACGGAGGATGCCATCTCCACTATCGAGTCCAGTCTCTCAAATCTCAACATGCCCAACAGTCAACCTCAACAATCTAAACTTAGTCAGTGGAAGAAACCCACAGAAAAAGAGTCCAGTCCAGATTCTGGTGCTAATGCAGAATATAGTGCTTTAAATAAGGCCCCAGGCTCGTCTAAAACTAGCCAGGcctcatcacagtcaagtcttCAGTATGGTGGTCTTGGTCTGACCCAACTTGGAGGAGATTCCACCTGGTCCAATGTGCCAGCAACTACATCTGGGTCCCAGAGTTGGCCTACAATCAGTGTCTCATCAACAGGCCCCACATCTACAATTGACGAGAATGGGAAAGATATTAAAGAATCTCACTTACCATCTACATCATCTTCTCTCACTATTAATGATGCAATACCAGAATTTGTACCTGGTAAACCTTGGCCAGGAATTACTCAAAAGAGTGTCGAGGATGATCCACATATCACGCCAGGAAGCTTCTCTCGTTCTCTCAGTTTAAGTGTCAATACCATCAGAGATGATTCTTTAGGATCATTAATCACTAAAACCAGTCCAAGTGAGTCCCTCCCGCCTATGAATCCTAAGAATATGTCCCAGAAGTCGTGGAGTGGAGGCGATTCCATGGCTCCAACATCTTTCTCCAACGAAGTATGGGGAGTGCCATTACCAAAGAACAGTGCCATGCAGCAGCGTCCACCACCAGGTCTGAAGCCTAACAACTGGTCTGGTGTTAATCGTCAACATTCCTGGGCAGGAACCAGAACTGACCCATCTTCTTTCAATTCAG gGAACATGTCTAACTGGGATGCAAGGATGTCAAACAATATTACTCCTTGTTTAATCCTGAAAAATCTCACTCCTCAG ATAGATGGATCAACATTAAGGACCCTCTGCATGCAACATGGTCCTCTAGTGTGGTTTTATCTTAGTTTGAACAATGGCCAAGCCTTAGTCAGATACCACTCAAAGGAAGAAGCATTCAAAGCACAGAAATCGCTCAACACATGTGTATTAGGAAACACAACCATAGTAGCTGATTTTGTGTCCGACAATGAAGCGGCTAGATTTGCCATGACAGCCCAGTCATCTAGTCAGTGGCAGTCGCAACCGCAGCAGCCTAATAATTCTGCGTACCGCCAAAACAGCATGGGTGTTTGCAATGATTCCTGGAATCAACCAGCTCAGGCTAACCATATGGCCAATAATTACAATTCGGGGGGAATGTGGGGTAATGGTGGAAGTGGTCTTTGGGGAGGTGACGACCACAATGCCAACTCTCTGCTCGGCAATATGTTGGGGGAGTCGATGTGA